The Vicingaceae bacterium genome segment GGAAAATTCATGAGAAACATATTCCTTCCATGGGAGGCATAATCATGTTTGCCGCAACACTTATTTCATTCTTTTTTTGGTATCCAATTAATGATATTCATATAACAAGGTTTTTGGTACCATCGATAATAATATTGGTTTTCATCGGTATAAAAGACGATATCATCGGCACATCGGCTGTATATAAATTATCGGCGCAAATTTTTGTGGCATTGTTGATGACCTTAGCGGCGGATGTCAGAATAACCGGTTTTCACGGATTGTTCGGTATAAGGGAAATTCCGGAGTATTTGTCGGTATTATTCACGGTATTTACGTTTATAGTTATCATCAATTCGTTTAATTTGATTGACGGTATTGATGGACTTGCGGGAGGAATTGGATTCAACACCGCATTTTGGATGGGTGTTTGGTTTGTCTTGGCCGGAAACAACCTGATGAGTGTATTGGCTTTTGCATTGTCCGGTTCCTTATTGGCATTTTTAATTTTCAATATGCAGCCTGCGAAAGTTTTTATGGGAGATACAGGATCATTGTTTATTGGTTTGTTGATGGCTGTGTTATCTATAGTTTTGATTGAATATGACAAAGATCTGCTTCCCCATTATATGAAAACATTATCCAAGCCATTGTTGGGTATGGCTATGTTGAGCTATCCTTTATTTGATACATTGAGAGTTTTTTTTATCAGGATCATGAAAGGCAGGTCTCCATTTTTGCCGGACCGCAATCATATTCACCACTTATGGATTGATCTTGGGAAATCGCACAAGCAAGCCACATTTATTTTAGTTTTTTCGAATATTTTTATAGTAATGGTGACAGTATTGGCTACGTATTTTCTTGAAAGTTTACCGGCATTTTTATTGTCATTTGGCACTACTTTCCTGGTTTATTTGTGGCCATGGTTTTTAAAAGAAAAGTCAAAGAAATGACCATTGCGGGCAAATTGAAATATTTGATTTTTATTTTTTTGATGTCTTCATCAATTTTACATGCACAAACGGCCTGGTTATCTCATCCCGTCAAGTTCCTGGCAGTAGAAAAGCAATTGCTCGAGAATAATTATTTTCCGTTGTCATTTCCATTCTTAACGCCTCAAGACACTATCATTCAATCGAATTATTTCAAAAAGAATTCAAACTTTTACCTGTTGCCTTTGATCAATAGCTTTGCCGTATTGGGATCAAACATGCAATATGCCGACACTTACAACGAATATAATGGAATGTATGTCGAACCCGGCTTGGGAATGTTTTATCGGTATAAGAGACATACATTCACAGCATCCATTCAAGGCAGTTTTTTTTTACCGACAGATTCACTTCCGGCAGCATACGGAAATTATGCCCCGGTGCCGGGATTTTCCAAAGGTTATGATATAAATGGACGGATAGGCGCGTCGAATTATGGAGAGTTTGTTTGGAAATATCATTCTAAAAAATATTTTTCTTTCTCGGCAGGAATAGGGAAATATCAGATAGGAAACGGGTTACGTTCATTGTTGCTTTCGCAAGAATCGACATCTTATCCTTTTTTGGCGGCAAATGTAAACTTGGGAAAATTGTCCTATACGCACGTGCTTTGTTTTTGGAATGATTTCATTGTGCTAAATGACCTAAATGGAAATAATTATACAGTATTTGCATCCAAACCCGGGGTTTTTCATTATTTAACCTACAGACCTTTTCGTTGGTGGGAGTTTGGTTTGTTTGAGTCGGTGATTTGGCAAGGACAAAACGGTAGGATGCACCGAGGTGTTGAATGGGCCTATCTCAATCCGGTGATATTTATTCGGCCTGTTGAGTTTTCGATGGGGTCGGCAGATAATGTATTGGCCGGTTTTCAAAATTTATTCAGGGGCAAAAAATGGATTTTTTATCAGCAATTGATGTTGGATGAGTTTTTGTTGGAGGAGATCAGAAAACAACAGGGATGGTGGGGAAATAAATTTGCTTTTCAAACAGGATTTACGTTATATGATATTTTAGGTTTGAAAAATATATTTTTGAAAGGTGAATTGAATGTAATCAGACCATTTACGTATACACATGAGACAAAAAATGCCAACAATTTGGGAATACAAAACTACAGTCATAACCGGCTGCCATTGGCTCATCCATTTGGTGCAAATTTGATGGAGTATATTTTATGGGCCGGTTGGGATAACCAACAATGGCATGTTTCAGCCACATATTCATTTATGCGGCAAGGCAGGGATTCTGTAAATACCAATTTAGGCAGCAATATTTTTTTATCATACTCTACCAGAACCAGAAATTATGCCAATAGATTTTTACAGGGACTGCCTTATATTCATCGTTCAATAGGGATAAATATTCAATACAAAATGGGTTTGAACCATGCATTTTTTATTCAGGTAAAAAGTATGTCTGAAGAATATGGAAGACAAAAAAATGTAAGCTTACTATTGAAAGCGGGAATTCAGACATATTTTAACCGGCAAGGTTTGAAAAAAATTTGAATTTTCTGGAGTTTTTTTCCTAAAATTGCCCTGTCAAATTTATGAAGACAGTTACCTATCATATCCAAAGGACCGTTGCAGACAAGTTAGTAGATTATTTGGAATTGTCAAAAGTCAGGTTGAATATATTGGTGGTTTTCTCTTCTGTGTTGGGTTATTTAATTGGATATAACGAAAGCCAAAACTCTTTTTTTGAATTGTTTTTTTTGACCGTTGGAGGATTTTTGGTTACAGCATCGGCCAATACCTTCAATCAAATACTGGAAAAGGATTTCGATGCATTGATGCAAAGGACACAAAACCGTCCTTTACCGGCAGGACGTGTTTCTATACAAGAAGCATTGATATTTGGGGCAATAACATTAATTTTCGGACTTGTAATGTTGGGGGCAGGAATTCATCCACTTGCCGCTATTTTGGCATTTTTATCCTTTTTTATTTATGTGTTTGTATACACGCCAATGAAAAGAATTTCCATAGTGTCTGTCGTTATTGGCGCATTCCCGGGAGCTATCCCGCCATTGTTGGGGTGGGTTGCCGCAACAAAAAGTTTTGGACTTGAAGGGGGCTTATTGTTTGCCTTGCAATTTGCCTGGCAGTTCCCACATTTTTGGTTAATTGCCCGAAAGGGACAAGAAGATTATTTGAAGGCGGGATACAAAATAGTGCCATGGGATGGAAAAAAAGACCAATTGTTTAAATACTTATTGGCCGGTTCTGTATGGATAATGTTGCCGGTTTCTTTTCTATCATATTACTATCAATTAAATGGCAAAATGTATTTATGGGCAGCCGTGCTTTTGGGAATAATCATTTGGTTGACGTCTGTTTTATATCTCAAAGATGAAAAAAAGTATTTTAGAAATTTGATAATATATACACTTTTATATTTGCCATTGATACAGCTTTTTTATTGGTTTGACAAAATTTGGATTTAATGAATGCAAGCATGGGATATTCAATGGAAGACGATATAAAGCAGCAGCAGGAGAGAAGTGCTCTTCCTATGTTGTGGATAGGAATTGTGAGCATTGTGATGTTATTTGCCGGCTTTACCAGTGCTGCTATTGTCAGCCATATGTCCGGGTCTTGGATTCATATAAAGCTCCCATGGTATTTCATTGCCAGTACTGCCATCATTGTTGCTTCGAGTTTTACCTATCATTATGCCTTCAAATTAATGCAGCGCAAAGAATTGGCTTTTTCGGTCAGATGGATAATTTTGTCATTGATATTAGGCGCAGGGTTTGGAATTTTCCAATACTTAGGTTGGAAAGAACTGGTTAAACAAGGGGTATATTTCACCGGGCCGACAGCCAATCCGGCCGGATCGTATTTTTATGTCATTACTTTTGTCCATTTCCTGCATTATATTGGAGGAATCATCAGTATGTTGGTAGTTTACTTCCGTGCAAAATCGGGCAAATATTTAGAAAAATCAACCGGATTTAAAATAAGTTTAATTTATTGGCATTTTTTAGATGTCCTTTGGTTATATTTGTACGCTTTTTTATATTATTTAATAAACAATTGATATGGGAGCAAATACAACAGCAGTAGATGCTAAAACAGCATGGGGTGGAGGAAGAGCCCCTTTCGGCATCAGTTACGGAAAAATGATGATGTGGTTTTTTTTGATTTCTGATGCTTTGACATTCGGAGGATTTCTTGCTTCTTACGGTCTAACCAGACATCACTTCCAAGACATTTGGCCCAGTGCCGAAAATGTTTTCACGCATTTCCCGTTTTTGGAAGGCGATCATCCCCTTTTGTATGTGGCTTTTATGACCTTTATTTTGATTATGAGTTCGGTGACTATGGTGTTGGCTGTGGAAGCCGGTCACAGAATGAGCAGACGGGAAGTGTTGATTTGGCTTGGCTTAACTATTCTTGGAGGTTTAATTTTCGTCGGTTCTCAGGCCTGGGAATGGTATCACTTTATTCATGGTACTGAGCTTGGTGCCGTTGAATTAGGTAAAGGATATTTGACATTGCCATCCGGACAGGTGGTGGAAACTAAAGGGATTATTGCCAGGTGGGCTTCTGAAGCCAAAGATACATTGTTGTTGCCATGGAAAGATGATGCCGGCAATTATATTGCCTTGACAGGTCAAGAAATGCAAAAAGTATTGGCAGGAGCAAAAGAAATTTTTGGAGCAAATTTGATACATAATGAATACGGAGTGCCTGCTTTTGGCGACTTTTTCTTCTTTATAACCGGGTTCCACGGTACACACGTTTTCAGTGGTGTTGTATTGAATTTTGTTATCTTTATCAATGTAATTAAAGGCACATACGAAAAAAGAGGTCATTACGAAATGGTCGAAAAGGTCGGTTTATATTGGCACTTTGTAGACCTTGTCTGGGTTTTTGTTTTTACGTTCTTTTATCTTGTTTAATTTTAAAAATTTATTGATATGTCACATCATGAACATCATCAAGGGCATGCACACGAACCGTATGAGTTTGCGGTGCATCATTCAGAAGAAGAAGGAAAAAAAATCAGAAGAACACTTTGGAATGTGTTCTGGATATTATTGATAGTTACCACTATTGAGGTCTTATTGGGTATTTTCTGGAAAAGTTGGGGATTCTCATGGCCTATTGTGAAAAATACGTTTATTTTCATGACCATTTTAAAGGCCTACTATATAGTTGCATACTTCATGCACTTAAAAGATGAAGCCCGTAGCTTCATTTATGTGATTGTCATGCCATACATCTTGTTTATTATTTATTTGTCATACATCTTGATATACGAAGGTTATTCTTTACATTTTCTAGATTTATGGTTTAAATAAATGGAAGTATCAAAATCAAAGATTTGGAAGGCAGCAATTGTATTGATCATACTCTTGTTGCCTTCTTTATTTTACTTGTTTTTATTCAGCGGTAAACATTTGCATCAATCGTTGCCATATTTTGGTCCCAAAAAACTTGTTGAGAAGGAAGGGAAATTCGATACGGTCTATTTTACAATTCCTTCTTTCCGGCTTTTGGATCAAGACAGCACCCCATTTACAAGAGATTCTATGCATGGGTATATTTATGTAGTTGACTTCTTCTTTGCAACTTGTCCCACCATTTGCCCCAAAATGGCTACACATATGCACAATCTTCAAGAAAAATTTAAAGATTATCCGCAAGTGAAATTTTTGTCAATTACCGTGAATCCCGAACACGACACTCCCACCGTTTTAAATGACTATGCAAAAAAGGTACATGCCGGACCAAATTGGAAATTTCTCACCGGTGAAAAAGATTCGATATACAATCTGGCATTTACGGGATTTTTTGTAAGTGCTATGAAAGACACATTGGCTCCCGGTGGATTTCTCCATTCCCCTTATTTGATATTACTGGATAAAGAAGCACATATAAGAGGTTATTTTGACGGAACATCCACCACCGAAACCAAAAAACTTGAAGATGCCTTGAAAATACTTCTCTACGACGATTTTAAAGCCAAGAAAAAGAAATGACAGTTTTTACAAATAAAAAATTCATATGGACTGTCACAATAATTTTACCTTTAGCCGTGGCAGCATTAAAATATATACCAAAGTTTGAAGGTCCTTCATGGACAAGTTCGATGCCCTTGTTTTCAGCAATTATCAATTCAATAACGGCAATAGTTCTAGTTTGGTCGGTGGTCAACGTAAAAAAAGGGAACATAGAAAAACACCGTAAAGGTATGATAACTGCTTTGATATTGTCCACACTGTTTTTGTTAAATTATGTATTTTATCACATTACCAACGAAGATACACCTTATCCCGAAGAAGCGCCTTTGCGTTATGTTTATTATTTTATTTTAATTACACATATTTTTTTGTCGGGTATAATTGTGCCTATGGTTTTATTTACTCTTAGACATGCATTAATGAATAATATTGAACAACACCGCAGGTTGGCAAAAATTACTTTTCCATTATGGTTGTATGTTGCTGTTACAGGAGTTTTGGTTTATGTTTTTATGGCTCCTTACTATCACTAACAAAAAATGACTACAATTTCAATGATTTAAATGCATAAATTTGCATAAAAATTTTTCGCGATGAAAAAAGCAGGCATTTTCATATTTTTTATCTTTTTGAATATTGTATCTTTTGCGCAATGTGCCATGTGTCGTGCATCTGTGGAGAGTTCACAACAAGCCGGCGAAACATGGGCGAATGGCTTCAACAGTGGAATTCTATATCTTATGGCTGTGCCTTATGTGGCTTTTGCCGTGATTGCCTGGTTGTATTATAAAAATTATTATTCGAAAAATAAAAATTAGAGTCAATTTATTATGCAAAAGAGAAAAAAATGTGAGGAGAGCCATGATTAATGGTAAGATAATTTTATGAATTTGCTTGTAAACCCGCTAAGGAGAAATCATAGTTAAAGATAAATAATGCCCTTCGGTGAAAAATCCGGAGGGTTTTTTATAGAAAATAAAACAAAAATGAAAACATCTATAAAAGATGAAATAGAAAAACGAATACTGGTGCTTGATGGAGCCATGGGCACAATGATACAGCGTTTTAAACTTGAAGAAGCCGATTATCGGGGTGAAGAATTTAAAAATTGGCCGGTAGATTTAAAAGGCAACAATGATTTATTGACATTGACACGCCCGGATGTGATAGCATCTATACATCGGTCCTATATGGAAGCAGGAGCAGACATCATAGAGACCAACACATTCAATGCTCAAAAAATTTCGCTGGCCGATTATGCAATGGAAGCATTGGCTTATAGAATCAATTTTGAAGCTGCAAAATTGGCAAAAGAAACAGCCGGACAATTTATGAAGGAAAATCCGGAAAGAAATGTCTGGGTGGCAGGTTCGATTGGTCCCACAAACAAAACGCTGTCATTGTCGCCCGACGTAAATAATCCGGGGTTTCGTGCATTGGATTGGGACACTCTTCTTGACGCTTATATGGAACAGGTACAGGGTTTGGTGGACGGAGGAGTGGATTTGCTGATTGTTGAAACTGTTTTCGATACGCTCAATGCCAAATGTGCCTTAATGGCCATTAGACGTGTCTTTCAGCAAAAAACAGTCGAGTTGCCGGTGATTGTCTCCGGAACCATTACCGATGCCAGCGGCCGTACATTGAGCGGCCAAACATTAGAAGCATTTTTAATATCTGTGTCACATTTTCCTTTGTTTGCCATAGGTTTAAATTGTGCATTAGGAGCCCGTCAATTACGCCCGTTTATAGAAGAATTGAGTCAGAAAGCACCATTTTATGTGAGCGCATATCCCAATGCCGGATTGCCCAACCATTTTGGAGAATATGACGAAACACCTGAAGAGACAGCGGAGTATATCAAAGATTTTCTTCAATCCGGATGCGTCAACATAGTAGGAGGTTGTTGTGGAACGACACCGGAACACATACGTCTTATAGCAGACGCAGCCAAAGGAGCAACACCACGGAAGATTCCTGAATTGCCGAAGTATCTTCAGCTGAGTGGGCTGGAATCATTCACACTCAGACCGGATAGTAATTTCATGAACATCGGCGAAAGAACCAACATTACAGGGAGTAAAAAGTTTGCAAGATTGGTGAAAGAAAACAATTGGCAAGAAGCGTTGGATATTGCCCGTGAACAAGTGGAAAATGGAGCACAAGCCATAGATATTTGCATGGACGAAGCCATGGTTGATGGACAACAAGCCATGAAAACCTTTTTAAGGTTGATTGCATCCGAACCCGATATTGCCCGGGTGCCCATCATGATAGATTCGTCTAAATTCAATATCATTGAAGAAGGGCTAAAAAATATTCAAGGCAAAGGAATAGTCAATTCAATTTCTCTTAAAGAAGGCGAAGAAGAATTTATTCGTCAGGCCCGGCTTATAAAACAATATGGCGCAGCAGTGATTGTCATGGCATTTGACGAAAAGGGACAGGCAGACACACTTGACCGAAGAATCGAGATTTGTCGGCGTTCCTATGACTTGTTGATCAATGTTGTTGACTTCCCTGCTCAGGACATCATATTTGATCCCAATATTTTTCCCATTGCGACCGGCATGAAAGAACACAGACGCAATGCCCTTGATTTTTTTGAAGCCACCAAATGGATAAAAGAAAACCTGCCATATGCCAAAGTGAGTGGGGGAGTTAGCAATGTATCGTTTTCATTCAGGGGAAACAATGCCATACGTGAAGCCATACATGCATGTTTTCTTTATCATGCCATACGTTATGGAATGGATATGGGTATAGTGAATCCGGCACAATTGGTGGTTTATGAGACAATTGATCCTCAATTGCGCCAACTAATCGAGGATGTACTATTTGACAGGTATGACGGAGCAGATGAAAAATTAATCGAATTTGCACAGTCATTCTCTGATAAAGGACCGGTTGCTACTTCAAAGGATCAAGAAAATGAATGGCGAAAAATGCCTTTGGAAGAACGAATTGCACATTCACTTGTAAAAGGTATAGATGCTTATGTTGAAAAAGATATGCACGAAGCATTGGAAAAATATGCAACGCCATTGGAGATTATCGAAGGTCCTTTGATGAAAGGAATGAACATAGTAGGAGAGTTGTTCGGAAGCGGAAAAATGTTTTTGCCACAAGTAGTGAAAAGTGCCAGAGTGATGAAAAAAGCTGTGGCAGTGCTTGAACCTTATATGAACAGAATGCAAAAAAATGAGGTGCAGCAAGCAAAAGCAAAAATATTGTTAGCCACCGTGAAAGGCGATGTGCATGATATCGGTAAAAATATAGTGAGTGTTGTTTTGGGATGCAATGGTTATGAAGTGATAGATTTAGGTGTGATGGTTCCTTGTGAAAAAATATTGGAAGAAGCAGAGAAAAATCAAGTAGATCTAATAGGTCTGAGTGGGTTGATAACTCCGTCATTGGATGAAATGGTATTTGTGGCAAAAGAAATGCAACGCAAAAATTTCAAATTACCATTATTGATTGGTGGAGCCACAACTTCTAAAATTCATACTGCAGTAAAAATAAAGCCACAATATGAAAATGCTCCGGTTGTGTATGTTCCGGATGCATCCCAAACAGTGCAAATTATTAACGGTTTGCTTGGTAACAACAAAAATGAATTTATATCAAAAACCGAACAGGAATATAAGAAGTTACAGGAACTGCACGCAGGAAGAACCGATAAAAGCCAATGGATCGCATTGAAAGATGCAAGAAAAAATCCGTTCCGCCCCGATTTCAATCAATACATTCCACACAGGCCCTCTGTGATTGGAAAACCCATTACCATCACTGCCGGTATATCCACATTAAAAAATTACATCGATTGGGGGCCGTTCTTTATGACCTGGCAATTTTCGGCAAAATTTCCCGATGTATTGAATCACCCCAGTTATGGGGAAGAAGCAAAAAAACTATATCATGATGCTCTTGAGATGATGGAGTTTCTAGAGAATAGTGGAAAATTCGAGGCGAAAGGAGTGGTTGGTTTTTGGCCTGCTTTAAGTAATGAAAACGATGAAATTTATCTTTATGACAAAGAAGGAGCCGAAAGGCCGGTCATGACTCTTCACACTTTACGTCAACAACAGAGGAAGCGTGAGGAAGAACCAAATTATTCGTTGTCGGATTTTATCGCCCGGAAAGGAACCGGTATTGATGATTATATGGGTGCTTTTGTGGTTTCTGCCGGATTACAAGACAGATATTTTATCGATATGTTCAGAAAAGAAAATGATGATTACAAAGAGATATTGTATAAGTCGGTAACCGATCGATTGGCCGAAGCATTTGCAGAGTATTTGCACGAAAAAGTAAGAAAAGAAATTTGGGGCTATGCACCGGATGAAAATCTAAGCAATGATGATTTAATCAAAGAAAAGTATCAAGGAATTCGTCCGGCACCGGGCTATCCGGCATGCCCCGATCATACGGAAAAAATTAAATTGTTCCAATTGTTGAATGCAGAAGAAAATACCGGAGTCAAATTGACCGAAAATCTTGCTATGGATCCTCCATCGAGTGTCTGTGGATGGTATTTTGCACATCCTCAAGCAAGATATTTTGCAATAACAAAAATTTTGCCCGATCAGCTTGAAGATTTGGCCGGCAAAAAAGGAGTAGCAATGGAAGAAATGAAAAAATGGCTTGGATATTTATTGTTGGAATGAAAATGCACGTTTTTTTCAATTCTTAAAAATAAAATTCTTGACATTGCATTTAAATTTAATTGTAAAAGAAATAAACACCAATAAATAGAAATTTTTGAAAAAACTATCAATCATTTCATTTTCATTTTGTAATAATTGAGACGAAATTCTATATTTGCAGCCCTAAATTTTTTATACATGCAAAACAGAGGATTAATTTTAGTATTTACCATTTTGTTGGCATTAACAAGTTTATATCAGCTTTCGTTCACCTGGGTGGCCAACAAAGTAGAACAAGATGCTTATGAATTTGCCAAAGGTGATCCCGTGTTGATGGAGCGTTATCTTGATTCGGTATCCACAGAAAAAGTATATCCATTATTTGGGTTTACTTATGAAGAAGTGAAAAAGCACGAACTTAACTTGGGTTTGGATTTGAAGGGTGGAATGAATGTGGTGCTGGAGGTTGCTGTGGAGGATGTGGTAAAAGGGTTGGCCAATAATCCCAAAGATACACTGCTCAATAAAGTTATCAAAAAAGCCATTGAAAAGAAAAAATCTTCCAATCTTGATTTTATCACAGTTTTTGGGGAGGTATTTGAAAAAGAGGTTCCCAATGGCCGGTTGATTCAATATTTTTATTCTCCTCAGACAAAAGATTACCTGTCTCGAGATGCTTCAAATGAAGAAGTATTGGCTTATCTCAGAAAAGAAGCAAATGATGCAATAGACCGTACGTATCAAGTAGTAAATATCAGAACATCACAATTTGGAGTAGCACAGCCCAACATACAAAGATTGGAAGCAACCGACAGGATATTGGTAGAATTGCCCGGAGTAAAAAATAAAGAAAGAGTCAGAAAATTGTTGCAAGGTACAGCAAAACTCGAATTTTGGGAAACATATGAGAATGCAGAGATTTATCCCAAGTTGGCTGAAGTAAATGACCGTCTGGCAAAAATTTTATACAAATCAGATAATAAAAGTGATTCCACTGCCAATGAAAACAAGCAAGCTACGGATAGTTTACAAATTACCGGAAATGCCGTTTCGCAAGATACTACCGGAAAAGATACAGAAGATGATTTCCTAAAAGAATTGACCGGAGAAAATGATGGAACGTCCACTTCGACAGACGACAGCCTGGCTTCTGATACTGCTGCAGCAAAAACATTTGAAGAGTTTGCCAGGAAAAATCCTTTGTTTGCCATATTACGTCCTGCCATTTTTCAAAACGAACAAGGTCAATATACCTATCAAGAAGGTCCTGTAGTGGGATATATAGCCATTAAAGATACCGGCAAGTTAAATCGTTATCTTGCCATGCCCGAGGTGCAAAAAATATTACCCAAAAATTTGAAATTGCTTTATACGGCCAAACCATACGATGAAGAAAAGAAATTTTTGCAGGTGGTGGCTATTAAAGTGACTCGTCGCGATGGGAAAGCTCCATTGGAAGGGGATGTGGTGGTAGATGCAGTCCAGGATTTTGGTCAGTTCGGTGGTAAACCTGAGGTGCAGTTAAAGATGAATCCATCAGGAGCCAATGCTTGGAAATTGCTGACACGCGACAATATTGGCAAAAGCATTGCCATAGTTTTGGATAATCATGTGTATTCATTCCCTACTGTTCAAACCGAAATAGCAGGAGGTATTTCTCAAATTACCGGTAATTTTACCATTGAAGAAGCCCAGGATTTAGCCAATATATTAAAAAGTGGAAAATTGCCGGCTCCGGCACGCATTGTTCAAGAAGCAGTTGTTGGGCCTTCTTTGGGTAAAGAGTCAATACAAGCCGGTCTGACTTCTTTTATCATAGCTCTTTTGTTGGTCTTCGCTTATATGATTTTTTACTATAGCAAAGCAGGATTGATATCGGATGTTGCATTGATTGCCAATATTTTCTTTATTCTTGGAGCACTTGCATCCACCAGTCTGGCTTTGACGTTACCCGGTATTGCCGGTATAGTGTTGACAGTCGGTATGTCTGTAGATGCCAATGTGCTTATTTATGAAAGGATACGTGAAGAATTAAGTTCCGGCAAAAGTTTAAGGTTGGCCATAGAAGAGGGGTATAAAAATGCTTATTCTTCAATTTTAGACAGTAACATCACCACATTGTTAACGGGCATTGTTTTATGGGTGTTTGGTACAGGTCCTATCGAAGGTTTTGCCACAACCTTGGTTATTGGTATTCTCACATCTTTATTTTCAGCTATATTTATTACCAGGTTAATCATATCTTATCAATTAGATAAAAATAAGTCGATAGATTTTTACACTAAATTCACACAAAACCTTTTCCAAAATATCAACATAGATTTTCTTGGAAAAAGAAAAATATTTTATGGAATATCGTCGACTATTATCCTGATTGGGATTGTTTCTTTAGTCGTAAGAGGATTGTATCTTGGTGTGGACTTTAAAGGAGGACGCACTTATGTGATTCGTTTTGACAAAGTATTGCCGACAACAGAAATTGTCAATGCTTTAAAAACCACGTTAGTAGATGACAAAGGCAACACATATGTGCCGGAAGTGAAGACATATGGCACCCCAAATACAGTTAAAATCACCACAGCCTTTTTAATCGATTCTGATGATGAAAATGCAGACAACATCGCAGAGGAAAAAATAAAAGAGGGCTTGAATAAATTGAACGCCAATTATGAAATTTTAGAAACTCAAAAGGTAGGACCTACCATAGCCGATGACATAAAAACAGCGGCTTTTTGGTCTGTAATTTTTTCTTTGTTGATTATATTTGTGTATATTTTGTTCCGCT includes the following:
- the metH gene encoding methionine synthase → MPFGEKSGGFFIENKTKMKTSIKDEIEKRILVLDGAMGTMIQRFKLEEADYRGEEFKNWPVDLKGNNDLLTLTRPDVIASIHRSYMEAGADIIETNTFNAQKISLADYAMEALAYRINFEAAKLAKETAGQFMKENPERNVWVAGSIGPTNKTLSLSPDVNNPGFRALDWDTLLDAYMEQVQGLVDGGVDLLIVETVFDTLNAKCALMAIRRVFQQKTVELPVIVSGTITDASGRTLSGQTLEAFLISVSHFPLFAIGLNCALGARQLRPFIEELSQKAPFYVSAYPNAGLPNHFGEYDETPEETAEYIKDFLQSGCVNIVGGCCGTTPEHIRLIADAAKGATPRKIPELPKYLQLSGLESFTLRPDSNFMNIGERTNITGSKKFARLVKENNWQEALDIAREQVENGAQAIDICMDEAMVDGQQAMKTFLRLIASEPDIARVPIMIDSSKFNIIEEGLKNIQGKGIVNSISLKEGEEEFIRQARLIKQYGAAVIVMAFDEKGQADTLDRRIEICRRSYDLLINVVDFPAQDIIFDPNIFPIATGMKEHRRNALDFFEATKWIKENLPYAKVSGGVSNVSFSFRGNNAIREAIHACFLYHAIRYGMDMGIVNPAQLVVYETIDPQLRQLIEDVLFDRYDGADEKLIEFAQSFSDKGPVATSKDQENEWRKMPLEERIAHSLVKGIDAYVEKDMHEALEKYATPLEIIEGPLMKGMNIVGELFGSGKMFLPQVVKSARVMKKAVAVLEPYMNRMQKNEVQQAKAKILLATVKGDVHDIGKNIVSVVLGCNGYEVIDLGVMVPCEKILEEAEKNQVDLIGLSGLITPSLDEMVFVAKEMQRKNFKLPLLIGGATTSKIHTAVKIKPQYENAPVVYVPDASQTVQIINGLLGNNKNEFISKTEQEYKKLQELHAGRTDKSQWIALKDARKNPFRPDFNQYIPHRPSVIGKPITITAGISTLKNYIDWGPFFMTWQFSAKFPDVLNHPSYGEEAKKLYHDALEMMEFLENSGKFEAKGVVGFWPALSNENDEIYLYDKEGAERPVMTLHTLRQQQRKREEEPNYSLSDFIARKGTGIDDYMGAFVVSAGLQDRYFIDMFRKENDDYKEILYKSVTDRLAEAFAEYLHEKVRKEIWGYAPDENLSNDDLIKEKYQGIRPAPGYPACPDHTEKIKLFQLLNAEENTGVKLTENLAMDPPSSVCGWYFAHPQARYFAITKILPDQLEDLAGKKGVAMEEMKKWLGYLLLE
- a CDS encoding protein translocase subunit SecDF — protein: MQNRGLILVFTILLALTSLYQLSFTWVANKVEQDAYEFAKGDPVLMERYLDSVSTEKVYPLFGFTYEEVKKHELNLGLDLKGGMNVVLEVAVEDVVKGLANNPKDTLLNKVIKKAIEKKKSSNLDFITVFGEVFEKEVPNGRLIQYFYSPQTKDYLSRDASNEEVLAYLRKEANDAIDRTYQVVNIRTSQFGVAQPNIQRLEATDRILVELPGVKNKERVRKLLQGTAKLEFWETYENAEIYPKLAEVNDRLAKILYKSDNKSDSTANENKQATDSLQITGNAVSQDTTGKDTEDDFLKELTGENDGTSTSTDDSLASDTAAAKTFEEFARKNPLFAILRPAIFQNEQGQYTYQEGPVVGYIAIKDTGKLNRYLAMPEVQKILPKNLKLLYTAKPYDEEKKFLQVVAIKVTRRDGKAPLEGDVVVDAVQDFGQFGGKPEVQLKMNPSGANAWKLLTRDNIGKSIAIVLDNHVYSFPTVQTEIAGGISQITGNFTIEEAQDLANILKSGKLPAPARIVQEAVVGPSLGKESIQAGLTSFIIALLLVFAYMIFYYSKAGLISDVALIANIFFILGALASTSLALTLPGIAGIVLTVGMSVDANVLIYERIREELSSGKSLRLAIEEGYKNAYSSILDSNITTLLTGIVLWVFGTGPIEGFATTLVIGILTSLFSAIFITRLIISYQLDKNKSIDFYTKFTQNLFQNINIDFLGKRKIFYGISSTIILIGIVSLVVRGLYLGVDFKGGRTYVIRFDKVLPTTEIVNALKTTLVDDKGNTYVPEVKTYGTPNTVKITTAFLIDSDDENADNIAEEKIKEGLNKLNANYEILETQKVGPTIADDIKTAAFWSVIFSLLIIFVYILFRFKKWQFGVGATVALFHDVLIVLSIYSLFYGLLPFSLEIDQAFIAAILTVVGYSINDTVVVFDRIREYLGLPSYKKVPFDQTINASLNATLSRTINTSMTTLLVLLIIFIFGGVVIRGFIFAILIGILVGTYSSLFIATPLVYDLSKHLEENQNRK